From Phenylobacterium immobile (ATCC 35973), a single genomic window includes:
- a CDS encoding glycosyl hydrolase family 8: protein MPTAFRRFLSLLAFLLAAQLSGAAAASPAQWNDFKARFVQPEGRVVDTGNRGISHSEGQGFAMVMAVANDDRATFDKLWTWTDRNLSRPDTRLFVWRYDPNAVNPVSDQNNATDGDLMIAWALMRAQARWSAPAYGRASLQIRQTILARLAVRQGDRTLLAPGETGFLRTDSLTVNPSYAVMPALDAFAAAEPRSQWPLVRDQSLKLLRDAKFGTFNLPTDWVRVDQAGGLWSEPDKPAQFGFDAVRTALYLCWSGRCNDKANEGPKRFWQSSRGPGRRAPAWVDVGSGAIASFPAPAGMDAIAQLALNGVGPADSVRGEDYYSAALLGLVEIAAREGRRRR, encoded by the coding sequence TTGCCTACGGCCTTTAGGCGCTTCCTCAGTCTTCTGGCCTTTCTGTTGGCCGCGCAGTTGTCCGGCGCCGCCGCCGCATCGCCGGCGCAATGGAACGATTTCAAGGCGCGGTTCGTGCAGCCCGAAGGCCGTGTTGTCGACACCGGCAACCGTGGCATCAGCCATTCCGAGGGCCAGGGCTTCGCCATGGTCATGGCGGTCGCCAATGACGACCGGGCGACCTTTGATAAGCTATGGACCTGGACTGACCGCAACCTGTCGCGTCCGGACACGCGGCTGTTCGTCTGGCGCTACGACCCGAACGCGGTCAACCCGGTCAGCGACCAGAACAACGCCACCGATGGCGACCTGATGATCGCCTGGGCCCTGATGCGCGCCCAAGCCCGTTGGAGCGCACCCGCCTATGGCCGCGCCTCGTTGCAGATCCGCCAGACAATTCTGGCGCGACTGGCTGTCAGGCAAGGCGACCGCACCCTGTTGGCGCCCGGCGAGACGGGATTCCTGCGCACGGATTCCCTCACCGTGAACCCGTCCTACGCCGTCATGCCAGCGCTCGACGCCTTCGCGGCCGCTGAGCCTCGTTCGCAGTGGCCGCTGGTCCGCGACCAGAGCCTCAAGTTGCTGCGCGACGCGAAGTTCGGGACCTTCAATCTGCCCACCGACTGGGTCCGGGTCGATCAGGCCGGCGGCCTGTGGTCAGAGCCTGACAAGCCGGCGCAGTTCGGCTTCGATGCGGTGCGCACCGCGCTCTACCTGTGCTGGTCGGGGCGTTGTAACGACAAGGCCAACGAAGGACCCAAGCGCTTCTGGCAGTCTTCGCGCGGTCCGGGGCGGCGTGCCCCGGCCTGGGTGGACGTCGGCTCCGGCGCCATCGCCAGCTTCCCGGCCCCGGCGGGCATGGACGCGATCGCCCAGCTCGCACTGAACGGCGTCGGGCCTGCCGACAGTGTGCGGGGCGAAGATTACTATTCAGCGGCCTTGCTGGGCCTGGTTGAGATCGCGGCCCGCGAGGGCCGTCGGCGACGCTGA
- the bcsD gene encoding cellulose biosynthesis protein BcsD: MLKSLAKPAPAAVSAAPTPDMAYLAARQFSPQWRDFLVTLAAELFGNFSADEARGFFRQIGLRMAAEVKLPVVETLEGLESVLNGRLSAMDWGLVKLSVEEDAIAIRHSAYPGQHLDEASAEIWRRAFSAVLEGVYTVWLQTQGGRADMEAKLRAESQADGFEFAYGL, from the coding sequence ATGCTGAAAAGCCTGGCCAAGCCCGCGCCCGCCGCCGTTTCGGCGGCTCCCACGCCCGACATGGCCTATCTGGCCGCGCGGCAGTTCAGCCCCCAATGGCGCGACTTCCTTGTGACCCTGGCGGCGGAGCTTTTTGGCAACTTCAGCGCCGACGAAGCTCGTGGCTTCTTCCGCCAGATCGGCCTGCGGATGGCCGCCGAGGTGAAATTGCCCGTGGTGGAGACCCTCGAAGGCCTTGAAAGCGTTCTCAACGGACGCCTTTCCGCCATGGATTGGGGGCTTGTGAAGCTTTCGGTTGAGGAAGATGCGATCGCCATTCGACACAGCGCCTATCCGGGTCAGCATCTGGACGAGGCTTCGGCGGAAATCTGGCGTCGCGCCTTCAGCGCCGTGCTGGAAGGCGTCTACACGGTCTGGCTCCAGACCCAGGGCGGTCGCGCCGACATGGAAGCCAAGCTCAGAGCCGAGTCGCAGGCGGACGGATTCGAGTTTGCCTACGGCCTTTAG
- a CDS encoding cellulose synthase subunit BcsC-related outer membrane protein → MIISAGTPSEDASGRIGTTPMRVAEALVNEDTNRLPQENTVSDRGAAVSLFYTSTPLSVDVGTTPIGFETIGVNAGLTARLIMGDAQIRATVESRPVTDSVLSYAGVTDRWSDLRYGRVTKNAGTFGGSFNFDNGGAYLDATYKTFDGDNVLENTGYEVNGGAYYRPVNRDGDVMQVGVNVNLQAYDENQRFFTYGHGGYFSPQQFVSLALPVSYQRTRPRYSWHAGLTLGLQSYSEDSANVFPTSPESQATLAAYQLLDPDVVTRYAGQDRTGLAVAANLGGEYKLMPTTAAGGEMALDTFGAYKEYKVRFFLRQTFTN, encoded by the coding sequence GTGATCATCAGCGCCGGCACGCCCAGCGAAGACGCGTCCGGCCGGATCGGCACCACGCCGATGCGCGTCGCCGAGGCGCTGGTCAACGAAGACACAAACCGCCTGCCGCAGGAGAACACCGTCTCCGACCGCGGCGCGGCCGTCAGCCTGTTCTACACATCCACCCCCTTGTCGGTGGATGTGGGCACGACCCCGATCGGCTTCGAAACCATCGGCGTGAACGCCGGCCTGACCGCCCGCCTGATCATGGGCGACGCGCAGATTCGCGCCACGGTTGAAAGCCGTCCCGTCACCGACAGCGTCTTGTCCTACGCCGGCGTCACTGATCGCTGGTCGGACCTTAGGTATGGCCGCGTGACCAAGAACGCGGGGACCTTCGGCGGCTCGTTCAACTTCGACAACGGCGGCGCCTACCTCGACGCCACCTACAAGACTTTCGACGGCGACAATGTGCTGGAGAACACCGGCTACGAGGTGAACGGCGGCGCTTACTACCGGCCGGTCAATCGCGACGGCGACGTCATGCAGGTGGGCGTCAACGTCAACCTGCAGGCCTATGACGAGAACCAGCGGTTCTTCACCTACGGTCACGGTGGCTATTTCAGCCCGCAGCAGTTCGTCTCGCTCGCCCTGCCGGTCAGCTACCAGCGGACCCGGCCGCGCTATAGCTGGCATGCGGGCCTGACGCTCGGCCTGCAGTCCTATAGCGAGGATTCCGCGAACGTCTTCCCGACCAGCCCGGAATCGCAGGCGACGCTTGCGGCCTATCAGCTGCTCGATCCCGATGTGGTCACGCGCTACGCAGGTCAGGATCGCACAGGCCTCGCCGTCGCCGCCAACCTGGGCGGCGAATACAAGCTGATGCCGACCACGGCGGCGGGCGGTGAGATGGCGCTGGACACCTTCGGCGCGTACAAAGAGTACAAGGTCCGCTTCTTCCTCCGGCAGACTTTCACCAATTAA
- a CDS encoding IS481 family transposase: MNVHQNARLTPGGRALLARRVSQGWTAKAAAEAAGVSLRTARKWIARHRRGGERRHHDRSSAPRRCPRKVAAARVAEIEQLRRQRMTGPAIARTLGMARSTVGAILRRQGLGKLAALDPKPPVIRYEHSRPGAMIHLDIKKLGRFDVAGHRVTGDRQLGRSRRAGWDFLHVCVDDASRLAYTEILSSEGQLDTTGFLERALAWLGRCGVRVERVMTDNGSAYRSKLFANALQAAGARHVRTRPYTPRTNGKAERFIQTSLREWAYAKPYSSSAERAQAIGPWIDAYNLSRPHAGIGGLSPWTRVNNLLGNDT; this comes from the coding sequence ATGAACGTCCACCAGAATGCCCGTCTGACGCCTGGGGGTCGAGCGCTGCTGGCGCGGCGCGTGTCGCAAGGCTGGACGGCGAAGGCGGCGGCGGAGGCGGCAGGGGTGTCGCTGCGGACAGCGCGCAAATGGATCGCCCGGCATCGTCGCGGCGGCGAGCGAAGGCATCACGACCGCAGCTCGGCGCCGCGACGATGTCCGCGCAAGGTGGCTGCGGCTCGTGTGGCTGAGATCGAGCAACTGCGGCGTCAGCGGATGACCGGTCCGGCGATCGCCCGGACGCTGGGCATGGCCCGCTCGACGGTGGGGGCTATCCTGCGCCGGCAGGGGCTGGGCAAGCTGGCCGCGCTCGATCCGAAGCCGCCGGTGATCCGCTACGAGCACAGCCGACCGGGCGCGATGATCCATCTGGATATCAAGAAGCTCGGCCGCTTCGACGTCGCCGGCCACCGCGTCACCGGCGACCGCCAGCTCGGCCGCTCGCGCCGCGCTGGCTGGGACTTCCTGCACGTCTGCGTCGATGACGCTTCGCGCCTGGCCTACACCGAGATCCTGTCTTCGGAAGGCCAACTCGACACCACCGGCTTCCTCGAACGCGCCCTGGCCTGGCTCGGCCGTTGCGGCGTCCGCGTCGAGCGGGTGATGACCGACAACGGCTCGGCCTACCGTTCCAAGCTCTTCGCCAACGCCCTGCAGGCCGCCGGCGCCCGCCACGTCCGCACCCGGCCGTACACGCCCAGGACCAACGGCAAGGCCGAGCGCTTCATCCAGACCAGCCTCAGGGAGTGGGCCTACGCCAAGCCCTACAGCTCATCGGCTGAACGCGCCCAAGCCATCGGACCCTGGATCGACGCCTACAACCTCAGCCGACCTCACGCCGGCATCGGCGGACTCTCACCCTGGACAAGGGTGAACAACCTTCTTGGAAACGACACCTAG
- a CDS encoding tetratricopeptide repeat protein, whose amino-acid sequence MPQQALQAYDALLAVAPNDSQAVLNAARAAQASGDNGRAERLMKRAVSLRPNDPELYYQLGQFEQGRGRDRAALAAFRRADALIRSGRSQGLMGAMPNPGVVRGGPAIQPGMGILGPNPFAGRPAAALPSSNFTAASAYPMAQPAAYAAAPFAAGSYAAPASSIQPLVNPAYSGQAYPAQNYAQALPMPVADPVYAAPAYAQPAYAPAQYAQQAYPQPAYGQPVYAQAPYGQPTYGQPVYSQQQPYPPQVYGPPTYAPPAYGQQAYPQPVYPQIPNPQPVYAQPATPALPAGSYASNAQAAEYLPNMGQPTYGYGAAIPANGQPYPAATPGFAMPQPVAGGAYAQYPQAPATGYGAPGYAAAGPGLFPGLGGEAVPQAELPLPARINREIADLRESTAPQIEGSVSVRTRSGEAGASQLFEVAPRMEASFSPFGVGRLGLAVEAMKVVHPGQG is encoded by the coding sequence ATGCCGCAGCAGGCGCTGCAAGCTTATGACGCCCTCCTGGCGGTGGCGCCGAACGACAGCCAGGCCGTGCTGAACGCCGCACGCGCCGCACAGGCGTCAGGCGACAACGGCCGCGCCGAACGGTTGATGAAGCGCGCCGTCTCGCTGCGCCCGAACGATCCCGAGCTCTACTACCAGCTCGGCCAGTTCGAGCAGGGCCGCGGTCGTGATCGCGCAGCGCTGGCGGCCTTCCGGCGCGCTGATGCGCTGATCCGCAGCGGCCGCTCTCAGGGGCTGATGGGCGCCATGCCCAACCCCGGCGTGGTCCGTGGCGGGCCTGCGATCCAGCCGGGCATGGGCATCCTCGGCCCCAATCCCTTCGCCGGACGTCCGGCCGCCGCGCTGCCGTCGTCGAACTTCACGGCGGCCTCGGCCTATCCGATGGCCCAGCCGGCAGCCTACGCCGCCGCCCCCTTCGCCGCGGGCAGCTACGCAGCCCCGGCGTCTTCGATCCAACCCCTCGTCAATCCGGCCTATTCCGGCCAGGCCTACCCGGCCCAAAACTATGCCCAGGCCTTGCCGATGCCAGTAGCAGACCCTGTTTACGCCGCGCCCGCCTACGCTCAGCCAGCGTACGCCCCAGCGCAGTACGCCCAGCAGGCCTATCCGCAGCCGGCCTATGGCCAGCCCGTTTACGCCCAGGCTCCGTACGGACAGCCGACCTATGGCCAGCCCGTCTACAGCCAGCAGCAGCCCTATCCTCCTCAGGTCTACGGCCCGCCAACCTATGCGCCGCCGGCCTATGGCCAGCAGGCGTATCCGCAACCGGTCTATCCGCAGATCCCCAACCCGCAGCCCGTCTACGCCCAACCTGCGACGCCCGCTCTCCCGGCAGGAAGCTATGCGTCGAATGCGCAAGCGGCCGAATATCTCCCAAACATGGGACAGCCGACTTACGGCTACGGCGCCGCGATTCCGGCCAACGGCCAGCCCTATCCGGCGGCGACTCCTGGCTTCGCCATGCCGCAGCCTGTCGCTGGCGGCGCCTACGCCCAATATCCACAAGCGCCGGCGACGGGCTACGGCGCGCCGGGCTATGCCGCTGCGGGCCCTGGGCTGTTCCCCGGCCTGGGCGGCGAAGCGGTCCCTCAGGCTGAACTGCCGCTGCCCGCACGGATCAACCGCGAGATCGCCGATTTGCGCGAATCCACCGCCCCGCAGATCGAGGGTTCGGTGTCGGTGCGCACGCGCAGCGGTGAAGCCGGCGCCAGCCAGTTGTTCGAAGTCGCGCCTCGGATGGAGGCGTCCTTCTCGCCCTTCGGCGTGGGCCGCTTGGGCCTAGCTGTCGAAGCTATGAAGGTTGTTCACCCGGGACAGGGCTGA
- a CDS encoding tetratricopeptide repeat protein — MTKLGYSSLALLLVATTSAHAQVRLPTNQPPAAAITPTGKAPVVEGAQSAAPTATGADALLRQAATQRQRGRKDLAAQALQRALRASPNNPAVLQRYATYAIQDGDMAAAQTWTDRLKAATSPRDSRVAALERDIKAANAPPVSVSPSAAPTQNVQISPPQPAPQTRPAPTTATRPQAPRPTTAPVQTAQAPRPATPAPPAASADPGGEVRANGFKSLNAGEIADADRYFNQALRLRGDDLDAAGGLGVVRLRQERFADARGLLERAIRGAQGQERWGEALRTAVFFGDLGRARNAYVAGRYPEAEAAARPLASGSHPNRVEAQILLGQALAAQGRAAEAEAAFRQATLLAPGRADAVTGLAQALADLGRFDEATRILRDLPGGRAAPIMADIERERAAELQRRGDSFGAGAALAASLQAAPTNAWTRLEYARFLIGQGQAQQANQVAAPLYTSSDPESLQAAALFSEARGRSDEAAALLSRIPAGSRNPAVRQLAARVDAQRVITQAKQTQYAGQPVQGVQMLRSYLSNNDASFAVKGQIAETLLDLGDTYQAGALALEAARSPPATFDPGEAQGFLTVLGKTGQDEAALALLQAAARQAQRSPAGQNAYRSSAAVFAAQRADRLRASGDYAQAFDTLSQAFAIAPRDPGLLAALGVVSKKVVHPCPG; from the coding sequence ATGACAAAGCTGGGATACAGCTCCTTAGCGCTCCTGCTGGTCGCCACGACGTCGGCTCACGCCCAGGTCCGATTGCCGACCAACCAGCCGCCCGCCGCGGCGATAACGCCCACCGGCAAGGCGCCGGTGGTGGAAGGCGCGCAATCCGCCGCCCCGACCGCCACAGGCGCTGACGCGCTCCTGCGTCAGGCTGCGACGCAACGCCAGCGCGGCCGCAAGGATCTGGCCGCCCAGGCGCTGCAACGCGCGCTCCGGGCCAGCCCAAACAACCCCGCCGTCCTGCAACGCTACGCGACCTACGCCATCCAGGATGGCGACATGGCCGCCGCCCAGACCTGGACGGATCGCCTGAAAGCCGCCACCAGCCCCCGCGACAGCCGCGTCGCGGCCCTTGAGCGCGACATCAAGGCCGCCAATGCGCCGCCGGTCAGCGTCTCGCCCTCTGCGGCGCCGACCCAGAACGTTCAGATTTCGCCCCCTCAACCGGCGCCGCAGACCAGACCTGCACCGACGACGGCGACTCGCCCGCAGGCGCCGCGCCCGACAACCGCGCCGGTCCAAACCGCCCAGGCCCCTCGACCAGCAACCCCCGCCCCGCCGGCGGCGTCCGCCGATCCCGGCGGCGAAGTCCGCGCTAACGGCTTCAAGTCGCTCAACGCCGGCGAGATCGCCGACGCCGATCGCTATTTCAACCAGGCCCTGCGCCTGCGTGGCGACGATCTCGACGCCGCGGGCGGCCTGGGCGTCGTTCGCCTGCGCCAAGAGCGTTTCGCCGACGCGCGCGGCCTGCTCGAGCGCGCCATCCGCGGCGCGCAAGGCCAGGAACGGTGGGGCGAGGCCCTGCGCACCGCCGTCTTCTTCGGCGATCTTGGCCGAGCCCGGAACGCCTATGTCGCCGGCCGCTATCCTGAAGCCGAGGCTGCGGCGCGCCCATTGGCCAGCGGCAGCCATCCCAACCGTGTCGAAGCCCAGATCCTGCTCGGCCAGGCGCTTGCCGCCCAGGGTCGCGCCGCTGAGGCCGAGGCCGCCTTCCGGCAGGCGACTCTGCTCGCGCCCGGCCGCGCCGACGCCGTCACCGGTCTCGCCCAGGCCCTGGCCGATCTCGGCCGGTTCGACGAGGCGACCCGGATCCTGCGTGATCTGCCGGGCGGTCGCGCCGCGCCGATCATGGCGGATATTGAACGTGAACGCGCCGCTGAGCTCCAGCGCCGCGGCGATTCCTTCGGCGCCGGTGCGGCGCTGGCCGCTTCTTTACAGGCTGCGCCGACCAACGCCTGGACCCGTCTGGAATACGCTCGCTTCCTGATCGGCCAGGGCCAGGCCCAACAGGCTAACCAGGTCGCCGCCCCGCTCTACACCTCCAGCGATCCAGAAAGTCTGCAGGCCGCCGCCCTGTTCTCCGAAGCCCGCGGCCGGTCGGATGAGGCCGCAGCCTTGCTGTCGCGCATTCCCGCCGGCTCGCGCAATCCAGCCGTCCGCCAGCTCGCCGCCCGCGTCGACGCCCAGCGTGTCATCACCCAGGCCAAGCAGACCCAGTACGCCGGACAGCCCGTGCAGGGCGTGCAGATGCTGCGCAGCTACCTGTCCAACAACGACGCCTCCTTCGCCGTGAAGGGCCAGATCGCCGAGACCCTGCTAGATCTCGGCGACACCTATCAGGCCGGCGCACTTGCGCTCGAGGCGGCGCGCAGTCCGCCCGCGACCTTCGATCCGGGCGAGGCGCAGGGCTTTCTGACCGTGCTCGGCAAGACGGGCCAGGACGAGGCGGCATTGGCGCTGCTGCAGGCCGCGGCGCGACAGGCTCAGCGCTCGCCTGCGGGCCAGAACGCCTATCGTAGTTCGGCGGCGGTGTTCGCCGCCCAGCGCGCGGATCGCCTGCGCGCCTCGGGCGACTACGCCCAGGCGTTCGACACCCTGTCTCAAGCCTTCGCCATCGCGCCGCGCGATCCTGGCCTGCTGGCGGCGCTAGGTGTCGTTTCCAAGAAGGTTGTTCACCCTTGTCCAGGGTGA